The following coding sequences are from one Sciurus carolinensis chromosome 11, mSciCar1.2, whole genome shotgun sequence window:
- the LOC124960590 gene encoding olfactory receptor 56B1-like has protein sequence MSASFKGSNSSKFQVSEFILMGLPGIHSWQHWLSLPLALLYLSTISANILVLTTIYQDPALKQPMYLFLGILSVVDMGLATTIVPKILAIFWFDAKAISLPECFAQIYAIHCFVGMESGVFLCMAFDRYVAICHPLRYPLIVTDSFIIKVTLFMVLRNGLCVIPVPVLAAQRHYCSRNDIEHCLCSNLGVTSLACDDRRPNSICQLVLAWLGMGSDLCLIMLSYALILRSILRLSSAEAVSKALSTCSSHLILIFFFYTAIVVVSVTHLAETKNALIPVLLNVLHNTIPPSLNPIVYALRTKELREGFQKVFCLGLRKK, from the coding sequence ATGTCTGCATCTTTCAAAGGCTCCAATAGCTCCAAGTTCCAGGTCTCCGAGTTCATTCTGATGGGCCTCCCAGGCATTCACAGCTGGCAGCACTGGCTCTCCTTGCCTTTGGCACTGCTCTATCTCTCAACAATTAGTGCAAACATCCTCGTCCTCACCACCATCTACCAGGACCCTGCTCTGAAGCAGCCTATGTACCTTTTCCTGGGCATCCTCTCTGTGGTGGACATGGGCCTGGCCACCACCATCGTGCCCAAGATCCTGGCCATCTTCTGGTTTGATGCCAAGGCCATTAGCCTCCCAGAGTGCTTTGCTCAGATTTATGCCATTCACTGCTTTGTTGGCATGGAGTCTGGTGTCTTCCTCTGCATGGCTTTTGATAGATATGTAGCTATTTGTCATCCTCTTCGCTACCCTTTGATTGTCACTGATTCCTTTATCATCAAAGTTACCCTGTTCATGGTGCTTAGAAATGGCTTGTGTGTCATCCCAGTGCCTGTACTTGCAGCGCAGCGTCATTATTGTTCCAGGAATGACATTGAACATTGCCTGTGTTCTAATCTTGGGGTCACAAGCCTGGCTTGTGATGACAGAAGGCCCAACAGTATTTGCCAATTGGTCCTGGCGTGGCTTGGAATGGGGAGTGATCTCTGTCTTATTATGTTGTCCTATGCCCTGATTCTGCGCTCCATCCTCAGGCTGAGCTCTGCTGAAGCTGTCTCCAAGGCTCTGAGCACTTGCAGCTCCCATCTCATCCTCATCTTCTTCTTCTACACGGCTATTGTAGTGGTTTCAGTAACTCACCTGGCAGAGACTAAGAATGCTTTGATTCCAGTTCTACTCAACGTGCTGCACAACaccatccctccttccctcaaCCCTATTGTTTATGCACTTAGGACCAAAGAGCTTAGGGAAGGCTTCCAAAAGGTGTTTTGCTTAGGTTTACGAAAGAAGTAA